A section of the Rummeliibacillus pycnus genome encodes:
- a CDS encoding ABC transporter permease → MIRNLIVTDFLKIKRKGFWLLSFLGPLGVVAMQMVNYGVRKDYLLKQSNDDWGYYLDNVSTFTPLAIVLGIAILTSLIVSVEDETNAWKQLIALPVSKINVYLSKFAVVFSLLFFSSCFLMIFTLGFGVFLDLGKPIPYFEIFKYSFYPFLAAFPVLALQLWIAVVSQNQGIPITIGIVGTILAFTGSALPDWMIWKWPSLVNEWDNPILNVVFGITIGCMLYIVGMLDFNRRDVK, encoded by the coding sequence ATGATTCGAAATCTAATCGTGACTGATTTTCTTAAAATAAAACGAAAAGGTTTTTGGCTTTTATCATTTCTAGGTCCATTAGGTGTTGTTGCAATGCAAATGGTTAATTACGGTGTGCGAAAAGATTATCTATTAAAGCAAAGTAATGATGATTGGGGATATTATTTAGATAATGTCAGTACATTTACACCACTTGCAATTGTACTGGGAATTGCCATATTAACATCTTTAATCGTTAGTGTAGAAGATGAAACGAATGCGTGGAAGCAGTTGATTGCGCTACCCGTAAGCAAAATAAATGTTTACTTATCCAAATTTGCAGTGGTTTTTAGTTTGTTATTTTTTTCATCATGCTTTTTAATGATCTTTACACTTGGATTTGGTGTGTTTCTGGATTTAGGAAAACCAATTCCATATTTTGAGATATTTAAATATAGTTTTTATCCTTTCTTAGCTGCATTTCCAGTATTAGCCTTACAATTATGGATTGCAGTTGTTAGTCAAAATCAAGGAATTCCAATTACTATAGGAATTGTTGGAACGATTTTAGCTTTTACAGGATCAGCATTACCGGATTGGATGATTTGGAAATGGCCATCTTTGGTGAATGAATGGGACAACCCAATACTAAATGTTGTTTTTGGAATAACTATTGGATGCATGCTTTATATTGTCGGTATGCTTGATTTTAATAGAAGGGACGTGAAATAA
- a CDS encoding ABC transporter permease produces the protein MIAILQSEWFKLRKSKITFILMIGPLIGLMTGINSPIEVKVSEWEQALLYMNLTYALLFLPLITGVLSSLICRYEHQAGGWKQLLALPVSRGQVFVAKYIVLVILVLVIQLLYLCALVAVGSIKGFSEPFPIEIIWKSILGGWVATFPLVALQLWMSMLFNSFAAPFAVNVIFTLPSILAINSEHIGPYYLWAQPFSMMYIGGKTDDIFFIPWEQLISVVGGGFILFFLCGYIYFQRKAV, from the coding sequence ATGATAGCTATTTTACAATCAGAATGGTTTAAATTACGTAAATCCAAAATAACATTCATTCTTATGATAGGACCATTAATCGGTCTAATGACAGGTATTAATTCACCTATTGAAGTAAAAGTAAGTGAATGGGAACAAGCATTACTATATATGAATTTAACGTATGCTTTATTATTTCTCCCTCTAATTACTGGAGTGCTGTCTAGTTTGATTTGTAGATATGAACATCAAGCAGGTGGATGGAAACAACTTTTGGCGTTACCTGTTTCAAGGGGGCAAGTATTTGTCGCTAAATATATTGTATTGGTAATACTTGTATTGGTCATTCAACTACTCTATCTTTGCGCGTTAGTTGCAGTGGGGAGTATTAAAGGATTTAGCGAACCTTTCCCTATTGAAATTATATGGAAAAGTATTTTAGGTGGGTGGGTAGCAACCTTTCCATTAGTTGCTTTGCAATTATGGATGTCGATGTTATTTAATAGTTTTGCAGCACCTTTTGCTGTTAATGTTATCTTCACATTACCGTCAATATTAGCAATAAATTCTGAACATATTGGACCCTACTATCTATGGGCACAACCTTTTTCGATGATGTATATTGGTGGAAAAACAGACGATATCTTTTTTATTCCGTGGGAACAATTGATATCCGTAGTCGGAGGGGGATTTATTTTGTTCTTTCTTTGTGGATACATCTATTTTCAAAGAAAAGCGGTTTAA
- a CDS encoding NAD(P)H-dependent flavin oxidoreductase, whose protein sequence is MKTRVTDLLGIKYPIIQGGLAYLAYAELAAAVSNAGGLGQITAATLGTPEKLREEIRKVRTLTNNPFGVNFAISRHDQKHEDLLEVAIEEKVPAISITGGNPKSVLERVKDEGIKTMVLVSGVRQAQKAEQLGADLVMAVGQEGGGHLGREDIGTIVLVPRIVESVSIPVLASGGFGDGRGLLAAFALGAEGIEMGTRFIATKECIHANNVYKEAIINAKETDTIVIERSLGTPGRALKTSFTEEIVNREQKEATYEDLKDMISGRANRKYIYEGKIEEGFGWAGQVMGLINNIPTVQELFDEIIYTANEGKRRINNIL, encoded by the coding sequence TTGAAAACACGTGTAACAGATTTACTTGGGATTAAGTATCCAATTATTCAAGGGGGACTTGCTTATTTAGCTTATGCAGAACTTGCTGCAGCTGTATCAAATGCAGGTGGTTTAGGCCAAATTACTGCTGCAACTTTAGGAACTCCAGAAAAACTTAGAGAAGAGATTCGCAAGGTACGCACTTTAACAAACAATCCGTTTGGTGTGAATTTTGCAATTTCAAGACATGATCAAAAACACGAAGATTTGTTGGAAGTAGCAATTGAAGAAAAGGTGCCAGCCATTTCAATTACAGGAGGTAATCCGAAGTCAGTGCTTGAAAGAGTAAAGGATGAAGGCATCAAAACAATGGTTCTTGTTTCTGGTGTTAGACAAGCACAAAAGGCAGAACAACTTGGTGCTGATCTTGTCATGGCAGTTGGACAAGAAGGCGGTGGACATTTAGGCAGGGAAGATATTGGCACTATTGTACTTGTACCACGGATAGTAGAATCTGTATCGATACCAGTTTTAGCTAGTGGTGGATTTGGTGATGGAAGAGGCTTGCTTGCTGCATTTGCACTGGGTGCTGAAGGGATAGAAATGGGTACCCGCTTTATTGCGACAAAAGAATGTATTCATGCAAATAATGTATATAAAGAAGCAATTATAAATGCAAAAGAAACAGATACAATCGTAATCGAGAGATCGTTGGGTACTCCAGGTCGTGCTTTAAAAACAAGTTTTACCGAAGAAATTGTCAACCGTGAACAAAAAGAAGCTACCTATGAAGATTTAAAAGATATGATTAGCGGTAGAGCAAATCGCAAATATATTTACGAAGGTAAAATTGAAGAAGGTTTTGGTTGGGCAGGTCAGGTTATGGGACTGATTAATAATATTCCTACTGTACAGGAATTGTTTGATGAGATCATTTATACAGCGAACGAAGGAAAAAGACGAATAAATAATATTTTATAA
- a CDS encoding ABC transporter ATP-binding protein — protein sequence MEYIVHTENLSKSFGNEKAVDGVELKIPKREIYGFLGPNGAGKTTTIRMLLGLMKPTSGDIHIFGKDLKKDRIKILQKVGALVENPSYYPHLTAYENLEAIRKILNVPPSRIHKVLEIVRLTNVSNKKVKGFSLGMKQRLGIAAALLHNPELLILDEPTNGLDPSGIIEIRELIKSLPSKYDMTVLISSHLLSEIDQIATTVGILNKGKLIFQDSIDAMRLYAHQSVSLKVNDGEKAWRSLLARGINTTYKDDLIYLSDCSNENVAQIVETLVHNGLSIYRVEEEKRSLEEIFLQMTRGEKLV from the coding sequence ATGGAATATATAGTACATACGGAGAACTTGTCAAAAAGTTTTGGAAATGAAAAAGCAGTTGATGGAGTAGAGTTAAAAATACCCAAAAGGGAAATATATGGATTCCTGGGGCCGAATGGAGCTGGAAAGACGACAACCATTCGCATGCTTTTAGGTTTGATGAAGCCAACCTCTGGAGACATCCACATATTTGGAAAAGATTTAAAAAAGGATAGAATCAAGATTTTACAAAAAGTTGGAGCATTAGTTGAAAACCCTTCATACTATCCACATTTGACTGCATATGAAAATTTGGAAGCTATTCGAAAGATTTTAAATGTACCACCTTCAAGAATTCATAAAGTATTAGAAATTGTACGTTTAACAAATGTAAGTAATAAGAAGGTTAAGGGTTTTTCTCTGGGAATGAAGCAACGGTTAGGAATTGCGGCAGCATTATTACATAATCCAGAATTGTTAATTTTAGATGAACCAACGAATGGATTAGATCCATCTGGAATTATTGAGATAAGGGAATTGATCAAGAGCCTTCCTTCAAAATATGATATGACTGTTCTGATATCAAGTCATTTACTATCTGAGATTGATCAGATAGCAACAACAGTAGGTATATTAAATAAAGGAAAATTAATATTTCAAGATTCAATAGATGCAATGCGTTTATATGCTCATCAATCTGTATCACTCAAAGTGAATGATGGTGAGAAGGCTTGGCGATCATTACTAGCTAGAGGAATAAACACTACTTATAAGGATGACCTAATTTACCTTTCTGATTGTTCAAATGAAAATGTTGCACAAATTGTAGAAACGTTAGTTCATAACGGATTATCTATCTACAGAGTTGAAGAAGAAAAAAGATCATTAGAAGAAATCTTCCTTCAAATGACAAGGGGAGAGAAATTAGTATGA